The following are encoded in a window of Sulfurimonas sp. C5 genomic DNA:
- a CDS encoding MarR family transcriptional regulator: MEKEEFNFQESYGYHFISTSVVIKRLIESRIQEYDLTHLQFSILMNLYRNNTTTQKELLKYVYGDEASVTRLIDRLESKGYLKRVQSQDDKRKKNISLTEEGRFLVQKLVHFAKEVNQELIKDLDQDEAEEFLRLLQKVSSSLDKV; this comes from the coding sequence ATGGAAAAAGAAGAATTTAACTTTCAAGAGTCTTATGGCTATCACTTTATTAGTACATCTGTTGTTATTAAAAGACTTATAGAGTCAAGGATTCAAGAATACGATCTTACACATTTACAATTTAGTATCTTGATGAATCTTTATAGAAACAATACAACAACACAAAAAGAATTGCTGAAATATGTTTACGGGGATGAAGCAAGTGTAACAAGACTTATTGATAGGCTTGAGTCAAAAGGTTATCTCAAAAGAGTACAATCTCAAGACGATAAAAGAAAGAAAAATATCTCTCTTACAGAGGAGGGACGATTTTTAGTACAAAAACTTGTCCATTTTGCAAAAGAGGTTAACCAGGAACTTATTAAAGATTTAGATCAAGATGAAGCTGAAGAGTTCTTACGTTTATTACAAAAAGTCAGTTCTTCTTTAGATAAAGTGTAA
- a CDS encoding tyrosine-type recombinase/integrase, producing the protein MSRELEAFLEYIIVTKTLSKKSVEAYKGDLLYVEEKLQKPLISLDTPTILSLLSEYKNKRTLNRKLSSINAFFDFCYKEDFVDERTKIKSAKIPKLLPKFLSYEEIQSALALIDRSTWIGKRDYALILFLYASGARISECLELSMGDIEGEWLHIRHAKGQKERIVPLAKVARDAIQEYLESLTFDKEFVWCNYKGGKLSRISAFKITQKYLGVSPHVLRHSYATSLIRGGADIRVVQELLGHSSLLTTQIYTHIQKQDLKDTVDVCHPMAKERL; encoded by the coding sequence ATGTCTAGGGAATTAGAAGCTTTTTTAGAATATATAATAGTCACCAAGACTCTCAGTAAAAAGAGTGTGGAAGCGTATAAAGGTGATTTGTTATATGTCGAAGAGAAGCTTCAAAAACCTCTTATCTCTTTAGACACACCAACAATTCTTTCTCTTCTTTCAGAGTATAAAAACAAACGTACTTTAAACCGTAAACTTTCTTCAATTAATGCTTTTTTTGACTTTTGTTACAAAGAGGACTTTGTCGATGAAAGAACTAAAATAAAATCTGCAAAAATTCCAAAACTGTTGCCGAAGTTTTTATCTTATGAAGAGATTCAAAGTGCTCTGGCTCTAATCGATCGTTCTACGTGGATCGGAAAAAGGGATTATGCGCTTATTTTGTTTTTGTATGCAAGCGGGGCAAGGATCTCTGAATGTTTGGAACTTTCTATGGGAGATATAGAAGGGGAGTGGCTTCATATTCGCCATGCTAAAGGACAAAAGGAAAGAATAGTACCCCTGGCTAAAGTAGCACGTGATGCTATACAAGAGTACTTGGAATCTCTAACTTTTGATAAAGAGTTTGTGTGGTGTAATTACAAAGGGGGAAAGCTTAGCCGTATTTCCGCTTTTAAAATAACACAAAAGTATTTGGGAGTTTCACCCCATGTACTGAGACACTCGTATGCTACATCTTTAATTCGGGGTGGGGCAGACATAAGGGTAGTGCAGGAGTTATTAGGGCACTCTTCACTACTCACAACTCAGATCTATACGCACATACAAAAGCAAGATCTCAAAGATACGGTGGATGTATGTCACCCAATGGCAAAAGAGAGATTATAA
- a CDS encoding SDR family oxidoreductase: MSKKNVLITGGARGIGAATAKDLGKNGYRVFINYVNSIQVAKELATEINSNGGEAYTVQADVRDDVQVASMFEHITSNYGGVDILVSNANMNFTQKPFVEQTWDEFSQKLNDEMHASYVCAKHAVESMIEKRFGRLVFISSTLSESPAPSFIAHGSAKGALDTFSKYLAQELGAYGITSNIVAPGLVLTDATEGAPEEFKEFIRSITPTQTISKPEDVANAISFLVKDESAQVTGAYLSVSGGAYLS; this comes from the coding sequence ATGTCAAAAAAAAATGTTCTTATAACTGGTGGAGCAAGAGGGATTGGTGCAGCAACTGCGAAAGATTTAGGTAAAAACGGTTATAGAGTATTTATCAATTATGTAAATAGTATTCAAGTTGCTAAAGAGCTAGCCACTGAAATTAACTCTAATGGTGGAGAGGCTTATACTGTGCAAGCTGATGTAAGAGACGATGTTCAAGTTGCATCTATGTTTGAACACATAACAAGTAACTATGGTGGCGTAGATATTTTAGTATCAAATGCTAATATGAATTTTACTCAAAAACCTTTTGTTGAACAAACTTGGGATGAGTTCTCTCAAAAATTAAATGATGAGATGCATGCATCGTATGTGTGTGCAAAACATGCAGTAGAGTCGATGATTGAAAAGAGATTTGGCCGTCTAGTGTTTATCTCAAGTACTTTATCGGAGAGTCCTGCACCAAGCTTTATTGCACATGGTTCTGCCAAAGGAGCATTAGATACTTTTAGTAAATATCTTGCTCAAGAGTTGGGAGCTTACGGTATTACATCTAATATAGTTGCACCTGGATTAGTATTAACTGATGCGACAGAAGGTGCACCGGAAGAGTTTAAAGAGTTTATCCGTTCAATCACACCAACGCAAACTATATCAAAACCAGAAGATGTAGCCAATGCGATTAGTTTTTTAGTTAAAGATGAAAGTGCTCAGGTAACAGGTGCTTACCTATCAGTTTCTGGAGGAGCTTATTTATCTTAA